A single genomic interval of Syntrophobacterales bacterium harbors:
- the fabF gene encoding beta-ketoacyl-ACP synthase II produces MKRRVVVTGVGLVTPLGSANESVWNRILKGESGVSTITRFDTSRFDTKIAGEIKDFSPEDHISHKEIKKMDLFIQYVLVAARAAIGDAKLDMKSEDATRVGVVVGTGLGGLPTLEKYHTILLERGPSRISPFFIPMLIANEAPGHIAIEHGIKGPNLCVVTACATGAHSIGDAFRIIQYGDADVMVAGGTEANITPLTVGGFNAMKALSRRNDEPAKASRPFERDRDGFVVAEGAGVLVLEELEHAVKRGAKIYAELAGYGYNGDAYHITAPHPDGEGFVRCMKMALKDAAASVEDVDYINAHGTSTDMNDQIETMAIKEVFKDFAYRIPVSSTKSMTGHLLGAAGAVEGVFTVLAIRDQVCPPTINYENPDPKCDLDYVPNMARSHKIELAMSNSFGFGGTNCTLVFRRFKA; encoded by the coding sequence TTGAAGAGGAGAGTAGTTGTCACAGGAGTAGGTCTGGTAACACCCTTGGGTAGCGCAAACGAGAGTGTCTGGAACCGAATACTGAAGGGTGAGTCGGGCGTGTCAACCATTACTAGGTTTGACACGTCCCGCTTTGACACGAAGATTGCGGGAGAGATCAAGGACTTTAGTCCGGAAGATCACATATCCCACAAAGAGATCAAGAAAATGGATCTTTTTATCCAGTATGTTCTGGTCGCAGCAAGGGCTGCCATAGGCGATGCAAAACTTGATATGAAGTCTGAAGATGCGACCAGAGTGGGAGTTGTTGTCGGCACAGGTCTCGGAGGTCTTCCAACCTTAGAAAAGTACCACACCATTCTTCTTGAGCGAGGCCCCAGCAGAATATCGCCCTTTTTCATTCCCATGTTAATTGCGAACGAGGCGCCAGGGCATATTGCCATTGAGCACGGAATCAAGGGTCCCAATCTTTGCGTGGTGACAGCCTGTGCGACGGGCGCTCATTCCATCGGTGATGCGTTCCGGATCATTCAATATGGAGATGCGGACGTCATGGTTGCAGGTGGTACGGAAGCCAACATCACCCCCCTTACTGTGGGCGGCTTTAACGCAATGAAGGCCCTTTCAAGAAGGAACGATGAGCCGGCCAAAGCTTCAAGGCCGTTTGAGCGAGACCGGGATGGATTTGTCGTGGCGGAGGGCGCAGGTGTTTTGGTTCTGGAGGAACTTGAGCACGCAGTGAAAAGAGGCGCGAAGATATATGCAGAGCTTGCCGGTTATGGCTATAATGGCGATGCGTACCACATTACCGCACCGCACCCTGATGGGGAAGGGTTTGTAAGATGCATGAAAATGGCTTTAAAGGATGCAGCAGCATCCGTAGAAGATGTGGATTATATTAATGCTCATGGGACTTCCACCGACATGAATGATCAAATTGAGACGATGGCGATCAAGGAAGTCTTTAAAGACTTTGCTTATAGGATACCCGTGAGTTCCACAAAATCAATGACGGGCCATCTGCTTGGCGCTGCCGGTGCCGTAGAAGGTGTTTTTACAGTTCTCGCCATAAGGGATCAAGTGTGCCCGCCCACCATTAACTATGAGAATCCGGACCCTAAATGTGATCTTGATTATGTGCCTAATATGGCAAGAAGCCATAAAATAGAATTGGCGATGTCAAATTCCTTCGGTTTTGGCGGGACTAACTGTACGCTCGTTTTTCGGAGATTCAAGGCGTGA
- a CDS encoding DUF167 domain-containing protein: MNIEIRVVTRAKRQAITREGTSLKVKLTSPPRDGKANEELIGNLATFFGIRRSDIVIVRGEKDRRKVVSVPLTEDEFMVKMAGISEGK, encoded by the coding sequence ATGAACATAGAAATAAGGGTGGTGACAAGAGCAAAGAGGCAGGCGATCACGAGAGAAGGAACCTCCCTGAAAGTCAAGCTGACCTCGCCTCCAAGAGACGGCAAAGCAAACGAGGAACTCATCGGAAACCTCGCGACTTTCTTTGGTATCAGGAGGTCCGATATAGTAATTGTGAGAGGAGAAAAGGATAGGCGCAAGGTTGTCTCAGTCCCTCTGACTGAAGATGAGTTTATGGTAAAGATGGCGGGAATATCGGAGGGTAAATGA
- a CDS encoding MiaB/RimO family radical SAM methylthiotransferase: MKFFVHTTGCKANQWDSHVIMNRLQEAGLSPDSLAEADVIVVNACALTEGAERDTRRFIGGLREKNGTARIILTGCHGQIYPENSFGADTVLGQGEKFKIGEYLYKKGRFVAEATAIPMDAFGVPEPRADKTRFFFKIQDGCDHFCSYCVVPSARGKPRSRPLPEVMEALKILRKRGVKEVVLTGIEVSSYLDQTTGTDFKGLLRLIDEIETPPRIRLSSVDPLYLDDEFAEILAGSAKIAKSLHIPLQSGSDKVLREMGRNYTAGYIRTVVELLLAAVDGIGIGMDVIAGFPGEGEQEFADTVRLIETLDVYYLHVFPFSARLGTRAFAMECKVPTEVKKRRVSVLKKLDAAKRRRFCLRFIGSEAWIIPEGKIYKGNFMRGYTDNYLPVYLRWNKNIENSLIRVKIREIQGDMLIGEVVGNP; encoded by the coding sequence ATGAAATTCTTTGTCCATACTACGGGCTGCAAAGCGAACCAGTGGGATTCACATGTAATCATGAACAGACTCCAGGAAGCTGGTTTATCTCCCGACTCGCTTGCCGAAGCTGATGTAATTGTGGTGAACGCATGCGCATTGACGGAAGGTGCCGAGCGTGACACAAGAAGGTTCATTGGAGGGCTGAGAGAGAAGAACGGTACGGCCCGCATCATTCTTACCGGGTGTCATGGCCAGATATACCCCGAGAACTCGTTCGGAGCCGATACGGTCCTGGGCCAGGGGGAGAAATTCAAGATCGGAGAGTATCTCTACAAGAAGGGCAGGTTTGTCGCTGAAGCGACGGCCATCCCCATGGATGCTTTTGGAGTCCCGGAGCCCAGAGCGGATAAGACCCGATTTTTCTTCAAGATTCAGGACGGGTGCGACCATTTCTGCTCTTACTGTGTGGTTCCGTCAGCAAGAGGGAAGCCTAGAAGCAGACCCTTGCCGGAGGTGATGGAGGCGCTCAAGATTCTCAGAAAACGGGGTGTTAAGGAAGTTGTCCTTACCGGTATAGAGGTCTCTTCCTACCTTGATCAGACAACCGGAACGGACTTTAAGGGACTGCTCAGACTGATCGACGAAATAGAAACCCCCCCTCGAATCCGGCTAAGTTCCGTTGATCCGCTCTATTTGGATGATGAGTTTGCGGAGATTCTCGCTGGGTCTGCAAAGATAGCCAAGAGTCTGCATATCCCCCTGCAGAGCGGGTCTGACAAGGTACTGAGAGAGATGGGGAGAAATTACACCGCCGGGTATATAAGGACGGTAGTGGAGTTGCTGCTCGCAGCTGTCGATGGCATCGGCATAGGCATGGACGTAATTGCCGGTTTTCCAGGAGAAGGAGAACAGGAGTTTGCTGATACCGTGAGGCTTATAGAGACTCTTGACGTATATTACCTGCACGTGTTTCCTTTTTCTGCCAGACTTGGTACCCGCGCTTTCGCCATGGAATGTAAGGTGCCGACGGAAGTGAAGAAAAGAAGAGTATCTGTTTTGAAAAAACTTGATGCTGCGAAAAGGAGGAGATTCTGCCTGCGTTTTATCGGAAGCGAGGCGTGGATAATACCAGAAGGGAAGATCTATAAAGGAAATTTTATGAGGGGATATACGGACAATTACCTTCCCGTTTACCTGCGATGGAATAAAAATATTGAAAATAGTTTGATCAGAGTTAAAATAAGAGAGATACAGGGGGATATGCTGATAGGTGAAGTGGTTGGAAACCCATGA
- the fabG gene encoding 3-oxoacyl-[acyl-carrier-protein] reductase → MKNTVTIVTGAAQGIGREVASFLAEKGGDIAIFDIADAAETVERVRVQGRKAEFYHVDVTDFRAVEVAVGEVQKTFGKINGLVNNAGITNDKLLIRMKEEDWDRIINVNLKSAFNCTRAVVKSMLKTGGAIVNITSVVGVMGNPGQANYAASKAGLIGFTKSVAKEYGERDIRVNAVAPGYIRTKMTDELTERQRDEMLRAIPLGRLGKTTDVARIVYFLLSESGGYITGEVINVNGGLHM, encoded by the coding sequence ATGAAAAATACGGTTACGATTGTTACGGGAGCCGCGCAGGGCATAGGGAGAGAAGTCGCCTCGTTTCTTGCCGAAAAAGGCGGAGATATCGCCATATTTGATATTGCGGATGCAGCGGAGACGGTGGAGAGGGTGAGGGTGCAGGGTCGCAAAGCCGAATTCTACCATGTGGATGTGACTGATTTTCGTGCGGTGGAGGTGGCGGTTGGCGAGGTTCAGAAAACCTTTGGCAAGATAAATGGTCTTGTCAACAATGCTGGTATCACTAACGACAAGCTTCTCATACGCATGAAAGAAGAAGATTGGGACAGAATCATCAATGTGAATCTGAAGAGCGCTTTCAATTGCACCAGGGCGGTGGTCAAATCCATGCTGAAAACAGGTGGGGCTATAGTGAATATCACCTCTGTCGTGGGCGTGATGGGGAACCCTGGCCAGGCCAATTACGCAGCCAGCAAAGCGGGGCTCATAGGGTTCACAAAGAGTGTGGCGAAGGAATATGGAGAGAGGGACATCAGGGTTAACGCGGTCGCGCCGGGTTATATAAGAACCAAGATGACGGACGAACTGACTGAGAGACAAAGGGACGAGATGCTAAGGGCAATTCCCTTGGGCAGGCTCGGAAAGACCACAGATGTTGCACGTATTGTTTATTTTCTTCTCTCGGAAAGTGGCGGTTACATTACCGGAGAAGTAATAAACGTAAACGGTGGTTTACATATGTAG
- a CDS encoding 4Fe-4S binding protein — MKKRIILRFKRNTINKPIVYRLARDYDLVFNILRANVSPRAESMMVLEIEGTEENFDKGMGYLKSLNIDAEPIEQDIRRNEMKCVHCGVCTSVCAPEALYVDRKDMTVAIDYEKCVACELCVRVCPVKAMNVCFD, encoded by the coding sequence ATGAAGAAAAGAATCATCCTTAGGTTCAAGAGAAATACGATAAATAAGCCCATAGTCTACAGATTGGCGCGGGACTATGATCTGGTATTCAATATCCTGAGGGCGAATGTGTCGCCAAGGGCGGAATCTATGATGGTGTTGGAAATCGAGGGAACGGAGGAGAATTTCGACAAAGGCATGGGGTATTTGAAGAGCCTGAATATTGATGCTGAACCGATAGAGCAAGATATTCGGAGAAACGAGATGAAGTGTGTTCACTGTGGGGTATGTACTAGCGTATGTGCGCCGGAGGCTCTCTATGTGGATCGGAAGGACATGACGGTGGCAATTGATTACGAGAAGTGCGTTGCTTGTGAACTTTGTGTGAGGGTGTGTCCTGTAAAAGCGATGAATGTATGTTTTGATTGA
- a CDS encoding DUF177 domain-containing protein encodes MVIRVSEIEGEVRIKGAVEGLKTPGAEEGADVVFHTPVEYELLVRRSGDIMRVKGSVGCTLTLTCSKCMDEFAFPVDAELDIELAPKTLMLSASELELKGEDLDVYYYDGDEIEFDPFIYDEIMLNVPIKPVCGEDCKGLCEVCGANRNHEECRCAVTAGTLFGEKLKFFLN; translated from the coding sequence ATGGTTATCAGAGTCTCTGAGATAGAAGGAGAAGTAAGAATAAAGGGTGCCGTGGAGGGTTTGAAAACTCCTGGCGCAGAAGAGGGCGCTGATGTAGTATTCCATACCCCGGTTGAATATGAGCTTCTGGTCAGAAGGAGTGGAGACATCATGCGTGTCAAAGGATCGGTAGGCTGTACTCTTACGTTGACATGCAGCAAGTGCATGGATGAGTTTGCCTTTCCGGTTGACGCGGAGTTGGATATAGAACTTGCACCGAAAACGCTGATGCTGTCGGCGTCGGAATTGGAACTTAAAGGTGAGGACCTTGATGTGTATTACTATGATGGGGATGAGATTGAGTTTGATCCTTTCATATACGACGAAATAATGCTCAACGTGCCAATCAAGCCTGTCTGCGGAGAGGATTGTAAAGGGTTGTGTGAGGTATGCGGAGCTAACAGGAATCATGAAGAGTGCCGTTGCGCTGTGACAGCGGGCACATTGTTTGGCGAGAAATTAAAATTTTTTTTAAATTAG
- a CDS encoding acyl carrier protein, translated as MTVSEKVKKMIVDQLGVNESEVIPEAKFIDDLGADSLDIVELIMALEDEYGIEIPDEDAEKIETVGDAIRYIEEHMTEK; from the coding sequence ATGACAGTATCAGAAAAAGTAAAGAAAATGATAGTGGATCAGCTTGGAGTGAATGAGTCCGAGGTAATTCCCGAGGCAAAGTTTATCGACGATCTCGGAGCGGATTCTCTTGATATTGTTGAGTTGATCATGGCGTTGGAAGATGAGTACGGTATTGAGATACCCGATGAAGATGCGGAGAAGATAGAAACGGTAGGAGATGCAATCAGATACATTGAGGAGCATATGACGGAAAAATAA
- a CDS encoding acyl-CoA dehydrogenase family protein, with product MDYFLTEDQKHIRSLARRIAEEKIVPIRAELDEKEEFPWSTMKVCAETGLFGVSIPIEYGGLGGGCLENCIVVEELSKACLGVSVSYAASLLGAYPILIGGSEEQKKKYLSQIASGKKLGAFGLTESGAGSDAQGIRTEAKKVGDYYILNGTKQWITNGGEADIYTVVAKTDKTRGGRGATAFIVEKGMEGFSFGKKENKLGIRASATRELVFQDCKIPKENVIGREGMGFIYAMRTFDKTRPGIGAQAVGIAHAALDAAVHYAKEREQFDRKIASFQAIQHMLADMATQVEAARALVYSVARFIDSNPKDTSKVSAMSKVFPSDVAMKVVVDAVQIFGGYGYMKEYPVEKMMRDAKILQIYEGTNQIQRNVIGLELIKEAAQKRSK from the coding sequence ATGGATTATTTCCTCACAGAAGACCAGAAACATATTCGTTCTCTGGCTCGCAGAATCGCGGAAGAAAAAATTGTGCCGATTAGAGCTGAGCTGGATGAAAAAGAGGAGTTTCCTTGGAGTACGATGAAAGTATGCGCCGAAACAGGCCTTTTTGGCGTGAGTATCCCGATAGAATATGGCGGATTAGGCGGTGGGTGTCTCGAAAACTGCATTGTTGTCGAAGAATTGAGTAAGGCATGTCTTGGCGTTTCGGTAAGCTATGCGGCGAGTCTGCTCGGTGCATACCCGATCCTGATCGGCGGATCTGAGGAACAGAAGAAAAAGTACTTGAGCCAGATCGCCTCGGGCAAGAAGCTAGGAGCTTTCGGCCTCACCGAGTCGGGTGCGGGGAGCGACGCCCAGGGTATCAGAACCGAAGCAAAAAAAGTGGGAGACTACTATATTCTTAATGGCACGAAGCAGTGGATTACAAATGGAGGGGAAGCAGACATTTACACGGTCGTAGCAAAAACCGATAAGACTAGAGGCGGAAGGGGTGCTACGGCCTTTATCGTGGAAAAAGGTATGGAAGGCTTCTCTTTTGGCAAGAAGGAAAACAAACTTGGCATCCGGGCATCAGCAACCCGTGAGCTCGTATTTCAGGATTGCAAAATTCCCAAAGAAAATGTTATAGGTAGAGAAGGAATGGGATTTATTTATGCTATGCGGACCTTTGATAAGACAAGGCCTGGCATTGGCGCCCAAGCTGTAGGGATAGCCCACGCTGCACTTGATGCCGCCGTGCACTATGCAAAGGAGCGGGAGCAGTTTGACAGGAAGATAGCATCCTTCCAGGCTATCCAGCATATGCTCGCCGACATGGCGACGCAGGTTGAAGCTGCCCGCGCTCTGGTATATTCAGTGGCGCGCTTTATAGATAGCAACCCGAAGGATACTTCGAAAGTTTCTGCCATGAGTAAAGTGTTTCCAAGCGATGTGGCGATGAAAGTCGTTGTGGACGCAGTGCAGATCTTCGGTGGTTACGGATATATGAAGGAATATCCCGTCGAAAAAATGATGAGGGATGCAAAAATATTACAGATTTATGAAGGGACGAACCAGATACAGAGAAATGTGATAGGGCTTGAGCTTATCAAGGAAGCGGCCCAGAAGAGAAGCAAATAA
- the rpiB gene encoding ribose 5-phosphate isomerase B, with product MKVAIGSDHAGYELKEYLKNILKLGGYECTDVGTDTEVSVDYPDFGLKVAGLVSSGEVEKGILVCGTGVGMSVVANKVKGIRAALAQDLYAAIQSRRHLDTNILVLGGRVIGKGLAEEIVKVWFDTPFEGGRHGKRIDKILVWEDKHLLRS from the coding sequence GTGAAGGTAGCCATAGGTTCAGATCATGCGGGATACGAGTTAAAGGAATACCTGAAGAATATCTTGAAGTTGGGGGGCTACGAGTGTACCGATGTGGGAACAGACACGGAGGTGTCGGTGGACTACCCGGATTTCGGTCTGAAAGTGGCCGGACTTGTATCGTCCGGTGAGGTAGAAAAGGGTATTCTGGTTTGCGGTACCGGTGTCGGGATGAGCGTTGTGGCTAATAAAGTAAAAGGAATCAGGGCTGCACTCGCCCAAGACCTTTACGCTGCCATACAGAGCAGACGGCATCTAGACACAAATATCCTGGTTCTCGGGGGCCGTGTGATCGGCAAAGGCCTTGCAGAGGAGATCGTCAAGGTATGGTTCGATACTCCTTTCGAAGGTGGGAGGCACGGCAAGAGAATCGACAAAATTTTGGTATGGGAAGATAAACACCTCTTAAGGTCATAA
- a CDS encoding YggT family protein: MFVFGNLLSGIAYIVNLLFEIYLWMVIIRTILSWIRPNPYHPLVRIIYGAVDPVTYRISKLLPMRAGMFDMAPFVVILIIIFLQHFLVRSLYDLAARLG; encoded by the coding sequence ATGTTTGTTTTTGGTAATCTTTTAAGTGGAATAGCGTATATAGTTAATCTACTGTTTGAGATATATTTGTGGATGGTAATTATAAGGACGATCCTTTCCTGGATCCGGCCAAACCCATACCATCCCTTGGTCAGGATTATTTATGGGGCCGTGGATCCTGTGACATACCGAATTTCAAAACTTCTTCCCATGAGGGCAGGCATGTTCGATATGGCGCCCTTTGTAGTCATACTGATCATCATTTTTCTCCAGCATTTTCTGGTAAGAAGTCTTTACGACCTGGCCGCCAGGCTGGGATAG
- the fabD gene encoding ACP S-malonyltransferase, which produces MKKVGIVFPGQGSQYVGMGKELYDQFEDVRTLYKTADAALDFPITDLCFNGPEEELRQTYNTQPALLLTSYAVWQVLRKETGIAPHMLAGHSLGEYTAMLAGGFFTFEDALKITKKRGLLMEESCPKGKGGMVALIGADMGKVEPALQEISHGDYVAVPANLNSADQVVLSGDIDALKESVEKLKGIGFKKAVFLNVSGPFHSPLMKKGADRLREELNALQKYDTIYPVICNVDASPEQSGNAIVEKLYRQMFSPVRWEQSVRRMAQEGVEIFVEVGPQKVLANLIKRIEPVVPCYSVEGMNDMEVLKRALA; this is translated from the coding sequence ATGAAAAAGGTAGGTATTGTATTTCCAGGTCAAGGCTCGCAGTATGTGGGTATGGGGAAAGAACTGTACGATCAGTTTGAGGATGTACGGACCCTGTACAAGACAGCGGATGCAGCCTTGGATTTCCCGATAACGGACCTCTGTTTCAACGGGCCAGAAGAGGAATTGAGACAGACGTACAACACTCAGCCTGCGTTACTCCTTACGAGTTATGCCGTGTGGCAGGTATTAAGGAAGGAGACTGGGATTGCCCCGCATATGCTGGCAGGACACAGTCTTGGAGAATATACGGCGATGCTCGCGGGCGGCTTCTTTACTTTTGAGGATGCTCTGAAGATAACGAAGAAAAGAGGTCTTCTTATGGAGGAGTCGTGTCCAAAAGGGAAGGGCGGTATGGTGGCGCTCATAGGGGCGGATATGGGGAAGGTTGAACCTGCACTCCAAGAAATTTCTCATGGAGACTATGTGGCTGTCCCGGCCAATCTTAACTCTGCCGATCAGGTGGTCCTTTCCGGCGACATTGATGCATTGAAAGAGAGTGTCGAGAAATTGAAGGGCATTGGATTCAAGAAGGCCGTTTTTCTGAATGTGTCCGGGCCTTTTCACAGCCCCCTTATGAAAAAGGGTGCGGATAGGCTCAGGGAAGAGCTTAATGCCCTGCAAAAATATGACACTATATATCCGGTTATTTGCAACGTGGATGCCTCACCTGAGCAAAGCGGTAACGCTATTGTGGAAAAGCTTTACAGGCAGATGTTCTCTCCTGTTCGCTGGGAGCAGAGTGTCCGGAGAATGGCGCAGGAAGGTGTTGAAATTTTCGTCGAGGTAGGACCTCAAAAGGTGCTTGCCAATTTGATCAAGAGAATTGAACCAGTCGTTCCCTGCTATAGCGTTGAGGGGATGAATGATATGGAAGTTCTGAAGAGAGCGCTTGCATGA
- a CDS encoding aminotransferase class V-fold PLP-dependent enzyme: MRSAHGSGETGRRCCKRTRCSVAPGYVQALGKVPINVNELNVDLASFSGHKVCTPKEVEVLFIKERD; the protein is encoded by the coding sequence ATGAGATCGGCACATGGTTCCGGTGAAACAGGTCGGCGTTGTTGCAAGAGAACACGGTGTTCTGTTGCACCAGGATATGTCCAGGCCTTGGGCAAGGTACCCATCAACGTGAATGAGCTTAATGTGGATCTTGCCAGTTTTTCGGGTCACAAGGTATGTACCCCGAAAGAGGTGGAGGTTCTCTTTATCAAGGAAAGAGATTGA
- the plsX gene encoding phosphate acyltransferase PlsX, translated as MVRIAVDGMGGDFAPHAVIRGAEAVHSARIADVVLVGDEARLSPLVHDSTIQIAHTPVEVGMDESPSNALRKKRDCSMNVALELMKEGTVQGVVTAGNSGAAMGFSIFTLGRLSGVDRPAIATLHPNAKGGTTVLIDSGGNVDCKAGHIVQFAIMGDIFARCAFGFAAPKVGLLSNATEETKGNELTREANSILKTMDLNYLGYVEGTDIHNGNTDVVVTDGFVGNVALKITEGIAEMLMLSLKEQARDRANDKTGQAVLEETMKRVNRRFDYTNIGGAPLLGVDGISIICHGRSSHHAIRSAIIMAKNFVDKNLNQSIKETMRNYESLQKIKER; from the coding sequence ATGGTGAGGATTGCAGTAGATGGCATGGGGGGGGATTTTGCGCCTCATGCGGTTATAAGAGGGGCCGAGGCGGTACACAGCGCGAGGATCGCAGATGTAGTCCTTGTCGGCGATGAAGCGAGGCTCAGCCCCTTGGTACACGATTCGACCATCCAGATTGCCCATACCCCAGTTGAAGTGGGAATGGATGAATCACCCTCGAACGCCCTGAGAAAGAAAAGAGACTGTTCCATGAACGTAGCCTTGGAGCTTATGAAGGAAGGGACTGTCCAAGGAGTGGTAACAGCCGGAAACTCGGGGGCGGCAATGGGTTTTTCTATTTTTACTCTGGGGAGATTGTCCGGTGTTGACAGACCCGCCATTGCCACGCTGCACCCGAACGCAAAAGGTGGCACCACGGTGCTCATAGATTCGGGCGGCAATGTGGACTGTAAGGCAGGCCATATCGTTCAATTTGCCATAATGGGTGATATTTTCGCCCGATGCGCTTTTGGCTTTGCGGCCCCGAAAGTAGGATTGCTGAGCAATGCCACGGAGGAGACGAAAGGCAATGAACTTACCCGTGAGGCAAACAGCATTCTTAAGACCATGGACCTTAATTATCTCGGATACGTGGAAGGGACCGATATACACAACGGAAATACGGATGTAGTGGTGACCGACGGATTTGTCGGAAACGTGGCTCTCAAGATTACCGAAGGGATAGCCGAGATGCTGATGCTCTCCCTGAAGGAACAGGCAAGAGACAGAGCCAACGATAAGACCGGTCAGGCTGTACTCGAAGAAACAATGAAGCGGGTTAATCGGAGGTTTGATTACACCAACATCGGGGGAGCGCCCCTTTTGGGTGTCGACGGAATCTCCATTATTTGTCATGGCAGATCAAGCCATCATGCGATACGAAGTGCCATCATTATGGCAAAAAACTTTGTGGATAAGAATCTGAACCAGTCAATCAAAGAAACAATGCGGAATTACGAGTCGCTTCAGAAGATAAAGGAGAGATAG
- the rpmF gene encoding 50S ribosomal protein L32, with translation MAVPKRKTSQSKRDKRRTHYKATPVTVVACPSCKEPKLPHMICPKCGMYKGKKYLEVKEA, from the coding sequence ATGGCTGTTCCAAAGAGGAAGACGTCACAATCAAAAAGGGATAAAAGAAGAACCCATTATAAGGCCACCCCGGTGACGGTGGTTGCTTGCCCGAGCTGTAAAGAGCCTAAGCTTCCACATATGATCTGTCCCAAATGCGGGATGTATAAAGGGAAGAAATACCTGGAAGTAAAGGAAGCATAG
- a CDS encoding serine hydroxymethyltransferase: MKKEDCKDQQIYELVRREIEREEHSLILIASENYVDEEILDIQGCVLTNKYAEGYPSKRYYSGCRFLDEIEAIAINRAKTLFQAEHVNVQPHSGSSANMAVFYAVLAPGDKILGMDIAHGGHLTHGARASFSGKYYNAIGYKVSSTDEMLDYDEIRAIALREKPKMIIAGASAYPRIIDFRKFREIADEVGAYLTVDMAHIAGLVAVGCHPSPMEHAHFVTTTTHKTLRGPRGGLVFCKKEFAKAIDSAVFPGLQGGPLMHVIAAKAVAFQQAMTPEFTQYQKQVIANARRLCGNMEKRGYRIVSGGTDTHLFLVDLSGKGITGKEAQEYLESSGIMINKNLIPFDSKGPNITSGVRIGTPAVTTRGMKEEEMDVIAELMDKTLTNLNNEAIYSEIRGQVKALCERFPFYSRMRMV; the protein is encoded by the coding sequence ATGAAGAAAGAAGATTGCAAGGACCAGCAGATTTATGAGCTTGTAAGGCGTGAAATTGAGCGCGAAGAGCACAGTTTAATACTTATAGCTTCGGAAAATTACGTGGACGAGGAGATCTTGGATATCCAGGGCTGTGTATTGACGAACAAGTACGCTGAAGGGTATCCGAGCAAAAGATACTACAGCGGTTGCCGGTTCTTGGACGAGATTGAAGCCATTGCGATCAATCGGGCCAAAACACTGTTTCAGGCAGAACATGTGAATGTTCAGCCCCACTCAGGTTCGTCTGCGAACATGGCGGTTTTTTATGCGGTTCTGGCTCCTGGAGACAAGATTCTTGGCATGGATATTGCTCATGGAGGTCATCTTACTCATGGTGCCCGTGCCAGTTTTTCCGGCAAATATTATAACGCCATAGGATACAAGGTCTCATCAACGGATGAGATGCTTGACTATGACGAAATCCGCGCCATTGCCCTCAGAGAAAAACCGAAAATGATCATTGCGGGCGCAAGCGCCTATCCCAGGATTATAGACTTCAGGAAATTCAGAGAGATCGCCGACGAGGTTGGGGCATATTTGACGGTCGACATGGCCCATATCGCCGGACTCGTGGCGGTGGGTTGCCATCCAAGTCCTATGGAACATGCGCATTTTGTGACCACCACCACCCACAAGACGTTAAGGGGCCCCAGAGGAGGGTTGGTCTTCTGCAAGAAGGAATTTGCAAAGGCGATTGATTCAGCTGTTTTTCCTGGTCTGCAGGGGGGTCCTCTCATGCACGTCATTGCAGCAAAGGCGGTCGCGTTTCAACAGGCAATGACACCGGAATTCACGCAGTACCAGAAACAGGTTATAGCCAACGCAAGGCGTTTGTGCGGCAACATGGAAAAGAGAGGATACAGGATAGTATCTGGTGGTACGGACACACACCTGTTCCTTGTTGACCTCTCGGGCAAAGGAATTACCGGAAAAGAGGCTCAGGAGTATCTTGAGTCCAGCGGCATCATGATCAATAAGAACCTTATCCCCTTTGATTCAAAGGGGCCTAATATTACGAGCGGAGTTAGGATTGGGACTCCTGCAGTTACGACAAGAGGAATGAAGGAAGAGGAAATGGACGTGATCGCGGAGTTGATGGACAAAACCTTGACGAATCTTAACAACGAAGCGATCTACAGTGAAATAAGAGGCCAAGTGAAGGCCTTATGCGAGAGATTTCCTTTCTACTCCCGTATGCGTATGGTATGA